In Musa acuminata AAA Group cultivar baxijiao chromosome BXJ2-8, Cavendish_Baxijiao_AAA, whole genome shotgun sequence, one genomic interval encodes:
- the LOC135619482 gene encoding uncharacterized protein LOC135619482 has translation MGLNPPSFAAGRLVLFSRSERLASTLPVGRIRDSIRVPLLRSRIPRSLCGIMTSVESNSEDSSAKNSRKDPGWKYNYLKDPKDPNVVTCIFCEKTTGGGIFHAKQHQVGNLENVSVCKMCPPDVKEELLAYMNDKKTQRNESYEISPEDDIQYLRDDDEGVDHSENVNASGKRISHKKGKEVVISKKTKKGPMDLYMFQESKKVIRGQKGAKLTQTSINDDCDEEIRARTIQHIARFFYQAGIPINACHLDSFKEMIEAIGRYGPKLRPPSYHELRCPLLKKELEYTNDLLKGHKNIWVKHGCSIMSNAWTDMRQKSIINFMVNCSLGTMFVKSIYASSFIRSGEKTFELLDKFVEEIGEQNVIQVITDNGSNYVLVGELLQAKREHLYWTPCATHCIDLMLEDIGKISYIKMTLERAIFLVGFLYSHTGTLNMMRGFTSNKELVRYGVTRFTTSFLTLQSVYRQKHNLINMLTSNKWVSSKWAKDAKGKRASDIISMSFFWNQIVYTLKVMSPLVRVLRLIYNEKKPAMGYIYKAMDRAKETIQKSFGGNEEKYKHIFAIIDKRWECQLHHPLHAAGHYLNPEFFYKDSSIKFSVEVVSVLYQCIARLVPDIEIQDKIINELSLYKKAEGLFGNPMAIRSRTTLSPAEWWNLFGNSTPNLQQLAIKILSLTCGTMGCERDLSIFENIHAQRRNRLEHQRLHDLIYIKYNQALKARYNLQNGIDPISSQDIDDSNEWLVGEAGANLQNVEDEFIFEDNNLTWGDVTRVSGVGELRTCTRQLTKAKLSATALHSSLVIVEEEDNYFDEAEPKEYKSTEEEEEDDDKFKNDEVNYDDY, from the exons AAACCCTCCCTCCTTCGCTGCCGGCCGCCTCGTCCTCTTCTCTCGAAGTGAAAGGCTCGCTTCTACGTTGCCGGTTGGTCGTATCCGCGATTCCATTCGGGTACCTTTGCTCCGTTCTCGGATTCCTCGGTCGCTTTGCG GAATAATGACAAGTGTAGAGAGTAATTCAGAAGATTCATCGGCAAAAAACTCAAGAAAGGATCCCGGTTGgaaatacaattatctaaaggatcctaaagATCCTAATGTGGTGACTTGTATTTTTTGCGAGAAAACTACTGGAGGTGGCATTTTTCATGCAAAGCAACATCAAGTAGGGAACCTCGAGAATGTATCAGTATGCAAAATGTGTCCACCTGATGTAAAAGAAGAATTACTGGCTTATATGAATGATAAAAAAACACAAAGAAATGAATCTTATGAGATTTCACCCGAGGATGATATTCAATATCTTAGAGATGATGATGAAGGGGTAGATCATTCAGAAAATGTCAATGCTAGTGGGAAAAGAATATctcacaaaaaaggaaaagaagttgtgATTTCTAAGAAGACTAAAAAAGGACCAATGGACTTGTATATGTTTCAAGAATCAAAGAAAGTTATACGAGGTCAAAAAGGAGCAAAATTAACACAAACAAGTATAAATGATGATTGTGATGAGGAAATACGTGCAAGAACgatacaacacattgctcgcttcttctatcaagcTGGAATTCCCATTAATGCTTGTCATTTAGATAGTTTTAAagagatgattgaagctattggaagatatggtcctAAATTAAGACCGCCAAGTTATCATGAGTTGAGATGTCCATTATTGAAAAAAGAGTTAGAGTACACAAATGATTTGTTGAAGGGTCACAAGAACATATGGGTAaagcatggttgctctattatgtcaaatGCTTGGACCGATATGAGACAaaagagtataattaattttatggtcaaCTGTTCTTTAggaactatgtttgtgaagtcaatatatGCATCTTCCTTTATAAGATCTGGAGAAAAGACATTTGAGTTACTTGACAAGTTTgtagaagaaattggagaacaaaatgtcaTTCAAGTTATAactgacaatggaagcaactatgttttagttG GTGAATTACTCCAAGCAAAAAGagaacacttgtattggactccatgcgCGACACATTGTAtcgatttaatgttggaggatattggaaagatttcaTATATCAAGATGACTTTAGAAAGAGCGATATTTCTCGTTGGATTTTTATATAGTCATACTGggactttgaatatgatgagaggatTTACAAGCAACAAAGAATTAGTAAGGTATGGTGTCACACGATTTACTACTTCATTTCTAACATTGCAAAGTGTGTACCGTCAAAAACACAACCTTATAAATATGCTTACCTCGAATAAATGGGTGTCAAGTAAATGGGCAAAAGATGCAAAAGGTAAGAGAGCCAGTGATATTATCTCAATGTCATTCTTTTGGAATCAGATAGTATATACGTTAAAAGTAAtgagccctcttgttcgagttctTCGGCTTATATATAATGAAAAGAAacctgcaatgggatatatttataaggctatggatagagctaAGGAAACAATTCAAAAATCTTTTGGTGGAAATGAAGAAAAGTATAAGCATATATTTGCGATCATAGATAAAAGGTGGGAATGTCAACTTCATCATCCACTACATGCAGCAGGACACTATTTAAACCCAGAATTCTTTTATAAAGACTCCTCCATTAAGTTTAGTGTAGAAGTTGTATCTGTGTTATATCAGTGCATTGCAAGATTGGTTCCAGACATTGagattcaagataagattatcaacgaattatctttatataagaagGCTGAGGGTCTTTTTGGAAATCCTATGGCAATTCGATCGAGGACAACGCTATCCCCAG ctgaatggtggaaTCTATTTGGAAATTCTACCCCGAACTTGCAGCAATTAGCTATCAAAATTCTGAGTTTGACTTGTGGTACGATGGGTTGTGAGCGAGATTTGAGTATCTTTGAGAAT ATTCATGcgcagagaagaaatcggttggagCATCAACGATTGCATGATCTGATctatataaagtataatcaagcactAAAGGCTCGTTATAATTTGCAAAATGGTATTGATCCAATCTCAtcacaagatattgatgattcaaatgaatgGTTGGTGGGAGAAGCGGGTGCTAACTTGCAAAATGTCGAAGACGAGTTTAtatttgaagataataatttgacatggggagatgtgaCAAGAGTTTCAGGTGTTGGAGAATTAAGAACATGCACAAGACAACTCACAAAAGCAAAGTTGAGTGCAACAGCCTTACATTCATCACTTGTCATTGTTGAAGAGGAGGACAATTATTTTGATGAAGCTGAACCAAAGGAATATAAATCaactgaagaagaagaggaagatgatgataagtttaaaaatgatgaagTTAATTATGATGATTATTGA